The following coding sequences lie in one Notolabrus celidotus isolate fNotCel1 chromosome 6, fNotCel1.pri, whole genome shotgun sequence genomic window:
- the LOC117815103 gene encoding uncharacterized protein LOC117815103 — MAGFAASLLLLSGFINLSTAKDSCDLYAAVEQNVNLPFIYEGLMTSHTLRWTHNNSIVFYRQQGRVSVGKSGDITSTGSLILKNLKHSSAGHYQVNVLHSNGTFAKTWSAQVCMMDKVSKPKLVYSCDFKSSAVNFICEVAKPQGLEFSWTLDEKTLMSERKQTLSISLAQLKGERSFTCSVENKVSKERSDIVRPVCKTPPTPSTPTVLCFKSNVVVAVLGAAAGLILLLVIIIVILCCFQKRNRTPTRPVDRGELRMLSLSKREPNSIGPEYETMHPMEDSPTPSPEPSARVCYENVSQPEAQTENRPAQLSNDAEGQRASPVPKPRTKNPQTQNS, encoded by the coding sequence ATGGCGGGTTTTGctgcctctctccttcttttatcAGGATTTATCAACCTCTCAACGGCAAAAGACAGCTGTGATCTCTATGCTGCTGTTGAACAGAATGTGAACCTACCTTTTATCTACGAGGGACTCATGACCTCCCATACGTTGAGGTGGACTCACAACAACAGCATCGTTTTCTACAGACAGCAAGGCAGAGTGTCTGTTGGAAAGTCAGGGGACATCACTTCAACTGGGtctcttattctgaaaaaccTGAAACACTCAAGTGCTGGACACTACCAAGTAAATGTGCTGCACTCTAATGGCACATTTGCTAAAACATGGAGTGCTCAAGTCTGCATGATGGACAAGGTATCAAAACCCAAGCTGGTCTATAGCTGTGACTTCAAGTCCAGTGCTGTGAATTTTATCTGTGAAGTGGCTAAACCTCAGGGTTTGGAGTTCTCATGGACGCTGGATGAAAAGACCCTAatgagtgaaagaaaacaaacactgagtatATCACTGGCCCAgctgaaaggagagaggagcttcACCTGCAGCGTGGAAAACAAAGTCAGCAAAGAGAGGAGTGACATTGTTCGTCCAGTCTGTAAAACTCCTCCAACACCATCCACGCCAACAGTACTCTGTTTTAAATCTAACGTCGTCGTAGCTGTGCtcggagcagcagcaggtctcATTCTGCTTCTTgtcatcatcattgtcatctTATGTTGCTTCCAGAAACGCAACAGAACCCCAACGAGACCCGTGGATAGAGGGGAGCTCAGGATGCTTTCTTTGAGCAAACGAGAGCCAAACTCCATCGGCCCGGAGTATGAGACCATGCATCCGATGGAGGACTCTCCAACTCCGAGCCCGGAGCCCTCAGCCAGAGTTTGTTATGAGAATGTTTCTCAGCCTGAAGCTCAGACTGAAAACAGGCCTGCACAGCTGTCAAATGATGCTGAGGGACAACGAGCCTCACCGGTGCCAAAGCCAAGGACGAAGAACCCCCAGACACAAAACAGCTAA